Sequence from the Ictalurus punctatus breed USDA103 chromosome 10, Coco_2.0, whole genome shotgun sequence genome:
ATAATTACGACGGCACATGAATGTTGCACTTTATTTTTCAGCGTCGTCTTATGCGAATTGCCATGTTTTCTGGACTACAAGTTGCACTCGAGTATAAAATGCATCAGAAGAATATTTAATAAGATATTTTCTAAATGCAGTCATTACTAAATATGTAGGTCTCACAACAGATATCGGTCAGAGAGACACAAAAGCCGCTATATAGTTTTGAACTGTGACTCCGCATCATGGgtaatatctgttgttacccagatgaggatgggttcccttctgagtcgggttcctctcaaggtttcttcctcttaaaacatcttagggagtttttccttgccaccgtcgccactcagtggcttgctcagttgggataaattcacacctttaatatctgtataccgtgttgatatttctgtaaagctgctttgagacaatgtctattgtaaaaagcgccatacaaataaaattgaattgaattgaattgaatagtgtGGTTCAGCATGCTTGTAGGAGAGCACTAAATGCCATGTTCTATGTCTGTCTAACAGTCGCTCATGATTTGCTGGAGACGCTGTGATCCACACAGGAGCAAGGAATGTCACTCTTTTCACCCCAGTCCCAGTTGATTTTACACCAGGAGCAGTAAAGGCTCCACTTACAATGCGCTTGTTTGTGAATCAGTCTATGGTCTAATCATCGACTGCCAAAAGCAAGTAGTATTTAGAGGATTAAACTATTACCTACCATCAGTCACTGAAACTGCCCTCTGCCATTCTGAAATACAGTCTCCTCAGAAAATATTTGAATAGCAAGGACAAATCTTTAGTTTTTGCTATTCACAGAAGGCATTTGGGTGTGAGATCAAATGATGAACGAGTGAACGGATaagttttcatttcctgatgtttACAACTAGATGTTTtgaacaaagttttttttttttttttttgtgcttttttgccaccttttgtttgaactcaCCCATTTTTCAGGTGattaaaaatattggaatatgtgactgacaggtgattCTGGTTGCCCTGGGTCtgagccctgggtttcgcctgtgaagactgcatttgttgttaaaaaagggTAAACCAACATAAACACGTGAGAGCTgtttatgggagaaaagcaagccattttgaagctgagaaaagagggaataTCAATCAGAGagtgctgaaaaagaaggaaaccactggtgtactaactaCCAGACATTTgaacaaggaaaacaacaacagttgatTGACACATTGTGAGAGTTGTGAAGGGAAAACCCCAAAACAGTCAGTGATCTCACCAATATAACATCcgcagggcaggggtgaaggtaacacaatccaccattcgaagaagacttgaagagtagaaatatagaggctataccgcaagatgcaaaccactcatcagcagtaagaatcagaaagccagattggaattcacaaagaaatgcagagatgagcTACAGAGGttctgaaaccaagattaacctgtACGACAGTGacggaaaggccaaagtgtggagaaagaaaacgaTCTGTTCATGATCTGAAACGTATAAGCTCATCGGTCAAGcgtggtggaggtagtgtcatggcttgggtttgcatgactgcttctggaacaagctcactaatctttattgatgatgcaactaatgatggtagcagcagaatgaatcagaagtctacagaaacattctgtctgatgatttacagagaaatgcagccAGTCTCattaggaggaacttcatcatgcagcaaggcagtgacccaaaacacactgccaactcaacaagtGTTCATCAgagggaaaacaacaacaacaacaacaaggacTAAACCAGCAGGGAAAAGTGGAAgtttttagactggccaagtcagtcaccagaccttaacccaattgagaaTGACtgtcacctcctgaagaggaaacCGAATAGAGAAAccccacaaaacaaacaccaactgcagtacaagcctgggtATGCCATCACTAAAaatggtgatgtcagtgggtcgcTGGTTTGATTGTTATTGCACGCAAGTGATGTGCAACCAAAAcatcccaaatgtcttcagtgcaaaaaaaaaaagagagagagaatcggccttgccgttccaatacttttggaggggactttAAGAATATTTTTCTGGGATACCAGTCACACTCCATTATAAAACAGGCCACATTTATTTGAAACCCAATTTGAGAAATGTAGTTGTTGCCGGATCATATCATGCTGTCTAGGTCTCCATGGAGAGACACACAAATGCCACTATATGGTTTTGAACTTACTCAACATCATAGTGCAGCTCAACATGTTTATGAGAGCACTAAGTGCCATCTTCTGTATTTCTGATCTAGAGATGTAGCGATCCCACCCAGAGTGTAGGGACAATATATTCCCTCATGCAGATGGCTGTGGTTGTGATCTTGCAATGAAAGCTTAAGCTCGTTTTACTCAGGAAAGACTCTGCTTGCTGTGTGCTTCTTTGTAAATCAGGATAACCTCTTATACCTGAGGTGATCAGCACTGTTTGTGCAGTCTAGACCAATAATCAAAAAAACACACGTGCTTAATTTACTACAGAAGCAGTACCCATAGCTAGGTGTGAAAATCTCACTGGGCTGATCAGACTTTATTTGAGCATACAGGTTTCTAATAATCTGACAGTCCAGACATTTGCATGTTCACTGATTGTGAGGAAGCACAGAAATGAAGCTCCATGCTGCCCTACATGATGTTTGTGAGTCATGCCTAGTGTGAATTACAGGCGTCCTGGAGCATTTCCGGCTCATGTTTTAAAACGAGCTTTGTATAGCAACACTCCTTAGGAGCCATGGATGcgcaatttttttgttttattctgaaGACCCCTGTTTTATACCGCTATAATAAAAATGCCACTTATAGTCCAGGAAATCTGTCGAACCAGAATCTCGTTTGGTTATAAAGGATTTGAGGCGCACAATCCATAATAAGGTGAAACGATTTCTCCCAGAcggttttcttttgttttgatgttttaattTCCCAGCCTGTCATTGAGTTATGTTAAGATTCTGCTTCCCATTTGCCATGCGTGTTTGTGTTTAGTATGTAGTGCTATTCCAGTTGTGAGGTTGCCCCTGCCCTCCTGGCCTCAGTGTCTTCTCACCATGGAGACACTCCCTCTGCTGTGCCACCTCTCCACTCAGATTGATCCTTCACTCTCTTGGTCTtgctttctttcctctctctctctctctctctgtatctgcaGCAACAGCTGCAGGCTCAGCACCTTTCCCAGCATGCCGCTCAGGCTCTGCCCATGGCCCCTCACCCCTCGGGGCTGCCCCACCCGGGATTGGCTCTGGGGGGCAGCTCGGGCCTGCTGGCTCTCTCCGGGGCACTCGGGGCGCAGCTGGCTGCTAAGGATGAAAGAGCACATCTGGAGGCTGTAGCAGCGGCGGCGGCTGCTGCTGAGCACCACCGAGGTAAGAGCCATAACCAGAGCTACAGTATCTCCTTCACAGTCTGTTCAATGCTAATCTGACTGATGTCCTTGTTCTACATAAGTGGGTAGATACTAACTGTGTGTCTGTTTTGATTGGCTGTGGGACGTGCATCTAACGTGACCCATCCAGACCGTGAGGCAGGACCAGTGAGTATCACTTCACCCTTTCTTCCTCTATTGTGTACACTCTTTCATATTCTCCTCCTGCTGTCTTTGTGCTCCtcatctctcttcttctttcatgTTACATTTACTTTATCTTTATCCTCCTTCCACTCAGCCTAGATCTCATCCTAGAGCATCCAGTCACTCTCTGTCTTCATCCTCTCTGTGCTGTCTTGTCGCGTTGATTCTGGAAAATGCGGTACAGCTTGAATCCAGATCTGTTCGTACCCCAGTCAGGTTTCTCTATTTGTGAAAGTAGGAGGGGTTTATTTAGGTTTTGTGCCAGTGACGACAACTGAAGAGCTTGGAGGTATGATTTACTTTGTACTCCGCATTTAGTTTTATGCAGACGCTTAATCCACCCACCAGACCGAACTTTTGGGTTTTCTGTTGCACTTGACACCAGACACTGTTACTGAAGAGCAGTACTGTTCAACCAGCGATTTTGCTTCACTGTGTATCTTACACAATTCTGTGATTATTGCACGTGCATTATTTTTCATCTCGGTACTCTGGCCAACCAAATTCAGCAACTTACTTATGACATCAGTCACTTGGCAATGGATACAACAGCAAATGGATTTGTGGTCTTACCGCACTGTCCAGTGGAAAAAAGCTTCGTTTGGTGCCTCCGCCTTCTTTGCGTTCTCACACTGAATCCCATGCAGCAGACAGCCGTGCATTAAGCTGTTTTACCGCCCTTGGGTCCAGAACTTATGGAGCTGATTTGATTTTGCCTCGTCTGCCTTTCAGAGCTCCTTATCAAACGGAGACAAAGGCCGTACATCAGACTACCTCAGCaatggaaagaaaaggaaatcagaCGAGAAGGAATTCACAGACTACGTGAGTGAGAGTCTCTTCACTTGAATTTTTATGTTGTTGAATGTGTCAAACATTGtcgtcgcccccccccccccaggacCCTTGTGATAAGTAATAAGCTGTTTAAGTTTTCAAAAATGTGAATGAACTGTTCATTGCGTTAATCCTGTGCTAAGACCCTTCCCCCATTCCACAGGGTAGCGATGCTGACAAGAGTGATGACAACTTGGTAGTGGATGAGGtgagattgtttttgttttcgcTGCATTTGTGTGGAACAGGAGTTGAGAGGCTGATGTAAAGGTGTGTgctattatttttttgtgtgtgtgtgtaggacccTTCGTCTCCACGCAGTGTGCACTCGTACTCCTCCAGAGAGAATGGTCTCGACAAGCTGCCGCCCTCCAGGAAAGAGCCTCTGCCTCAGGCCAGCCCTACCTCGCTGACCTCCTCCTCCAGCAGCGCCTCACCCTCTCGCAGCAAAGAGCCTCCACCAGTATGCACACACATGGTCTATtagcatatacacacacttgcaATGCACACACCACCTTATAATTCTGTGTCAATCATTCTTAGAGGGAGAAATCTAGTACCCCAGGGCTAAAACCAGGCACGCCCATGTCTCAAGATTCCTCCACCCCCGGCCCCAGCGGCCCACCCCAATACCGACCTGTCCCGGGCAAAACGGGTGTGGACCCTCTGGGTAAGTCCCAAATCgctgtagtgtactgtagtggCGTAAGGAATGAAATGCATGTGTCTGAGAGATGTCTTCATTAGTGGAGCAGTGGACGAGtgggccagcagagggcagtagTGATCTTCAGCGTCGTCCATGTTCTTTGCAGTGATTATTGCTTGCGGGTTTCAGTCTGATGGCTAATCCAACTTCATCACTCTAGCTTGGCTATTTTGTGTAGTCATGTGTAACAAATGTGTTTCTGTgcaaacgtttttttttgttttttgtgcttaaaaaaaaaagcttctcgTTTTTAATTGCTACAGAGCCTCAGTCTCAGTTTGTAACcttgtcatttaaaaacatgatcTGGTATTGAAATATTAAGCATCACTGCTTGTTTGAAGCATGTAAACCTACTCAGAATAtctgtgggtgtgtctttggtGCCTAATCACCCTTCATCCTAAAAGCATGCTCGCTATATATAAGATAAATGATTCTCATTGAAAACCTGGACTGCTCTGTCTCCTGTTTCTCAGCTCTGGGTGTGAGGAACCCACTGGCGGTGCAGGGTGTGTATCCTCCCGGTGCTTTCGGTCTGCCTCCTCCGGGGGTGAACGGCGAACTTGCTGGAGCAGCCGCAGCATATGGCGCTGGACTCCACCTCGTCTCACCACAGATGAACGGCTCTGCCGCTGTAGCCGCCGCAGCCGCCGCAGCCGCCGCTGCTGGATATGGACGCTCCCCTGTGGTGAGACACAGCACTTTCGcaccattttaaaaacaatactgGATCCGgttgtaaaattaaaaacaacaaacggGGCAAAAAACAACCACTGTAAACTGCAAGATTTTCAACACCCTATATTTTAACATAACTGTATAAAAATCAGAAAGCAGTGGTGTTTAGTTGCAACTTACTTTATTGGACAGCAGAGGTATAAAGTCTATTACTAAAGTCactttaattgggttcttttaGCCCACAACATATTTTAGTGTCGTTAGGACCAGAGAACTTTTCAGTTTCATTGAACACAAGGAACACATTGGTTCATGCTGAAacacatatttaatatttctccATAAGGAATTACTATTCTATGCTATTTCTGTTGtgataataatgatttaatggtgattttttttttttttacctgagcGTGTGTGCAGGCTTACTCCCATGCAGGGTTATTCTGAAGGTCTCTCTGTTGCCTGTGAGGTGAATTGCAATGCAAATATTGGCAAGCCTTCCACTTCTTTAACCCCCTcttgtgaattgtttttaagGAAAAGAGGCAAATTTCTAGGCTGGGACAATTTATGTCAAGGCTTGAAATGAAAAAACTAGTAAGATCCAATAtcgaatcacattttcttttaaaaaaaaaaaaaaaaaaaggaaggaaaaaaaaaaaaggtcaaattgAATATGTCTAGAAGCGCTTGTATTTAATGAGGCACCTTTAAACACATTAATTTGCAGTTAATGAACAGATTTTCATCAAAAGTCTGGTAATGTAGCGCGTTGAAGTAAAACCAGAGCATTTCCTTGGATCCTTTAGGTGGGTTATGAGTCTCCTCACCCCCACATGAGGGTACCTGGCCTCCCTGCTAGCCTCCAGCCTGCAGCCTCAGGAAAGCCGTGAGTCTTCCGTCTCTTATATTATTCTCAAATAATTCCCCCCTCTAATTATCCTGAAtggattttattgatttttgtcTGTCTCCTCTCCAGTGCGTACTCATTCCATGTGAGTGCAGATGGACAGATGCAGCCTGTGCCCTTCCCTCCGGACGCTCTTCTGGGCCCAGGCATCCCGCGCCACGCCCGGCAGATCCACACACTCAGCCACGGAGAGGTGGTGTGTGCCGTCACCATCAGCACCTCCACACGCCACGTCTACACTGGCGGCAAAGGCTGTGTCAAAGTGTGGGACATCAGCCAGCCGGGCAGCAAGAGCCCCATGGCCCAACTCGACTGTCTGGTCAGTTTCCAAACCTTTGTGTTGACCATCTTTACAAAAAGACTTTGTATGAATGTCTGATTCTTCTGATATTCACGTCTTCAGAAGTTTACATTTCCTGCTCGCTGCTCTAGTGGACGTGATGTTGACGTTTTTCGGTGTGGTGGGACCCATCGTAGATTGGTTTGTGGTCGATGCGGAGTGTACTTGCAGTCTAATCTGAAGTCTATTCGTAGTCATTTGCCAAGAAGGGAAATGTTTTGTACCATTTTGTTGTCAGCATGATATTACGTAGTCCACATTCAAGACTTAACGTCTATATCGTAGCTATCGTTCCTCTCTCTTCATCCAATCAGAACAGGGACAACTACATCCGCTCATGCAAGCTCCTCCCAGATGGGAGGACTTTGATAGTTGGAGGTGAAGCCAGCACTCTGTCCATCTGGGACTTGGCCACGCCCACTCCACGCATCAAGGCGGAGTTGACGTCCTCGGCTCCGGCGTGCTACGCGCTGGCGATCAGTCCAGACAACAAGGTCTGTTTCTCCTGCTGCAGCGACGGCAACATCGTCGTGTGGGACCTTCACAACCAGACGCTCGTCAGGTAGCTGTGAACACGAGGACTGATTAAACGCTGCGCTGTATGTAACGACGTGTTGTGCTGATTTATGGGTGCGGTTTTTGATGGATGTGGTTCTGGGGCGTGTTCCTCCGCAGGCAGTTCCAGGGCCACACTGATGGAGCCAGCTGCATCGACATCTCCAACGACGGGACCAAACTGTGGACTGGGGGACTCGACAATACGGTGCGCTGCTGGGACCTGAGAGAGGGCCGCCAGCTCCAGCAGCATGACTTCACCTCCCAGGTACTGCCACAGCAGAGAATCATGGGAAATGGAGTTTCACTACTCATAAAACTGAATATTTGTCTGATGGATCTTTTATTaatcacactgtgtgtgtgtgtgtgtgtgtgtgtagatcttCTCCCTGGGTTACTGTCCTACAGGAGAGTGGCTGGCTGTGGGCATGGAGAGCAGTAATGTGGAAGTACTGCATGTCTCCAAACCAGACAAGTACCAGCTGCACCTTCACGAGAGCTGTGTGCTGTCACTCAAGTTCGCCTACTGCGGTAcgagtgctttttttttatttctctctttatttttcataatacATCATTTGTAACGGAGTTCTCTCATGTGCTGTACGTTTCTTACGAGTGTACCCTATCTGCAGGCAAGTGGTTTGTAAGCACAGGTAAAGATAATCTCCTGAACGCTTGGAGAACTCCTTACGGCTCCAGCATCTTCCAGGTACTGTCGCGTTCCtgtttcattctgaacacagttACTTTCAATGACTTGATCCAAACAAGCCACACAGAATTGTAATATTCGTGCAGTACTGATCTGTATCATGGGTGACCAATTAGATGGAACTATTCGAtgtcatttattcagtttaatttgTGTGAAAGATGTATTTTCCCCTGCATTAGCTGCAATGAAAGAAGGAAATTATTGGCTGCTCTTTACTGTTCTGTGGGTGTGAAGGTGCTGATTGTGGGTCACTGAGCATTAGGCTGCTCGTGCTTTTGTAGCTATAGTAAAGACAATTTATAAATCTTGGCTAGAGCTGCATGATTGTCATATTTTGTGTTCCCGTGAGAGTCTGGTTCCCtgcaaggtttcttcctcgtgtcgtCTCGGAGATTTTCTCGTCACTGTTGCCTCTGGTTTTACTcgttagggatctaaatctatattTACAACAGCCTTGTGATGTCCGTTTCTAAACGCACtaggcaaataaaaaaaaatttaatcgaATTTTAGTGAactatatttatgatttattaagGCTGATGTGTAAAAGTAAGAGagaggcctttttttttttttttttttttttttttttttttttggtgtgtgtggggttgatttttttttttttttttttggctgttttgacaaaatccaGCCACAGCTCCATTCCATGGGTTTTCTGAGGCCACTACACAAATGCACTTTAATCATTTTGAATCAGcagacaggatttttttttagattataaacaattttaaatttaTCCTTAGTCTCcctaattgttttgttttttaatttaattttttacatttttttatttacttacttacttgcttACTTAAATGCTGAATATTATTGGCAAAATTAGGTGACTAaagtaagtttaaaaaaaaaaaaaaaaaaaaaaagttagaacaGAGTGCAATCAAGAATGGGaacttttctttattaaatgtaCCAGTTGTACATTGTCATTTTAGCCAAGGGAATGTTCACTAAGTGCAGTAAAATGAAAGTTGATTAATTAAACGAGGAAGccaaaaatcacaaacatatttaaaaaaaaaaaaaaactgaattagTCGTGCAGCCCTAAATTCAGTATTCTGAAATGTTTCAGGTGTGTGAATCAGGTCATAAGGGTTCTGAGTGATGTTTCTTTGGTATATTGATGTGATGAAAATGCCTTCTGTGTCCTCGTTATGATCAACTTGGCCaacatttgttgttttaaatgtgtttaatgaGTAAAGTTTGCTCACTAACTCTACAAATGGCATTTTCTGTCTCCAGTCGAAGGAGTCCTCGTCAGTCCTCAGCTGTGACATCTCGCCTGACGACCAGTTCATCGTGACCGGCTCAGGAGACAAGAAGGCCACTGTGTATGAGGTCATTTACTAAAGCAGCCGCAGACTGGATCCCAGAACAGAAGTACAGTACCATGTAGCTGGAAGAGCGGAAACCAAGATCCGACTTTGACTTTGGAACAGAGTGATGGTGGTGGAGTTGGAGAAAAGCGCCTAcgctttttacaattttttttttaacattttttttttatttttatgtccgTTAGGGACAGGCATTGAGGGAGGATTGTGGAGCTCCAGAACAGGACTgaccttgttgtttttttaatgctgtgaGAAAGCTAGCTTCAGAGATGCGGGATTCCTCCAAAGACTTCTCTTTTGCTTTattgtttttccttttgttattttttaaacaagatgAATTCTCTGTAGTGAATGAAATAGcaaagagaatttttttttttttttttttttagcctctGGAAAAAACAATTCCTTGTGGAAATGGACAGTCGAGGAGCAGCAGTGCACTGAGCAGGTACAAGGCGCTTTAAGAGGAAAGACTACGACAATATCTTTGCCATTTGTTTTCTTCCAGTCTGTACCGATGGCCTTGAGCGTCTGAAAATGATCTTGGAATAAGCAACAGTACGACTGTATAATGACACGGTGACAGATTTGGGCTAACAAGGGTCAtgttttactattttttttttttttttttacaacttcaGGGAGATGGTCCACATTAGCACGTTTCTTGTGTATGCTGTATGTCTGCTCCCAATGACCGGCTTTTGGCTTTTGTTGGATACTTGGTGTGTATGAACTGTAAATAAAGCTCCTTAAAAGCAAAATTCTAAGAATTGGAGTTTGTCTAAAATTTGTTTTGATCCTGGGAATGTTTGGTTCCTAAACGGGTTTTCTCAGCGACTTCCACTTTTGCTAAGGCCGTGGCTTAACCCCCATTGTATATCATGTTCTACGTATCTTTCAGATTATTTGTACGAGTAAgaaatttttcttttaatcaccTTCGGCACCTTTAATGTTTTTATAGCGTATAATGGCGATAGTGTAATCGATATAAGCAATTTTCAAACTAGTGGAACCCTTCATATGGTCAAATTTCATCATTTTCTACTTTTGTAGTTCTAAAAACACAAGCACAGTTATAATGCCTGGTTCCCCTCAGCAGTGATACAGACACAATCGCACTTATTGTGTAAAAGCAAGTCTTTACTGATTTTATTTGCAATTAATTTaatctgggttactgatcggaaggtcgggggttcaagccccagcactgccactgttgggcccttgagcaaggcccttaaccctctctgctccaggtgcactgtatcatggctgaccctgtgctctgatcccagcttcctgacatacTGGCGTATGTGAAGATAAACGCATTTCATTGTGCTATAATGtctgtgatcaataaagactcattatcatatgCATTTAAATAATTCGCTCTagataagagcgtctgccaaatgacgtaaatgtaaatatacagtgTTTAAGCGcagttctctgttttgatgatgatgtgactgcaGGAGGATTGCAGACATTCTGACAgctggtatctgattacaaactgaatagATTAGGCTTATGTCTGTTTCGCCATGGCTTGTAATTATCCAACACAGCATCACAGTCACTGTATGGTGAAATCACACTTAGCCAGCGAGGTTTCAAATATTTTTAGGCAGACcgactgtgtgtttttttttttttttttttttttttttaaaaaacaccacTGAGGTGGTTAAATTTGTTCCTTAACCAACATGATCTTTACAAAGAAGCCAAGGCaagaatagaaagaaagaaaaacatttccagGTTTGGGTGGAATATATTTCTGGTTCCTGAAAGTAGGTACAGAAAATCCCAATTTTGGTCAGAACCAGGTTTTTCCATTACTGTCTGTTTGCCAGAATTCCAGCACAGTGACAGCCAGCGGTGTTTTCCCAGACCACTACGCGTCATTCAATAACACTTGCTGTTTGTTAGGAAACTGCTGCTGTATATTTGAAATAGCTGCAATGTTATACAGTTATATTACAGCTACGGCAGTCTGCAAAATCCTGTCTGCCACTAAGAAGTCTAGTCCTGCTTGTTATTCAGTTGTGTGCCTGAAATACCCTTCAAATATagttc
This genomic interval carries:
- the tle2a gene encoding transducin-like enhancer protein 2a isoform X1; translation: MFPQNRPPAPLQPPPGSSASAAAAAAAAASGSAQSLKLTYPETLDRIKEEFQFLQTQYHSLKLECEKLATEKTEIQRHYVMYYEMSYGLNIEMHKQTEIAKRLNVICAQLIPFLSQEHQQQVVQAMERAKQVTMGELNASIGVRGLPPLPPTQQLQAQHLSQHAAQALPMAPHPSGLPHPGLALGGSSGLLALSGALGAQLAAKDERAHLEAVAAAAAAAEHHRDREAGPSSLSNGDKGRTSDYLSNGKKRKSDEKEFTDYGSDADKSDDNLVVDEDPSSPRSVHSYSSRENGLDKLPPSRKEPLPQASPTSLTSSSSSASPSRSKEPPPREKSSTPGLKPGTPMSQDSSTPGPSGPPQYRPVPGKTGVDPLALGVRNPLAVQGVYPPGAFGLPPPGVNGELAGAAAAYGAGLHLVSPQMNGSAAVAAAAAAAAAAGYGRSPVVGYESPHPHMRVPGLPASLQPAASGKPAYSFHVSADGQMQPVPFPPDALLGPGIPRHARQIHTLSHGEVVCAVTISTSTRHVYTGGKGCVKVWDISQPGSKSPMAQLDCLNRDNYIRSCKLLPDGRTLIVGGEASTLSIWDLATPTPRIKAELTSSAPACYALAISPDNKVCFSCCSDGNIVVWDLHNQTLVRQFQGHTDGASCIDISNDGTKLWTGGLDNTVRCWDLREGRQLQQHDFTSQIFSLGYCPTGEWLAVGMESSNVEVLHVSKPDKYQLHLHESCVLSLKFAYCGKWFVSTGKDNLLNAWRTPYGSSIFQSKESSSVLSCDISPDDQFIVTGSGDKKATVYEVIY
- the tle2a gene encoding transducin-like enhancer protein 2a isoform X3: MFPQNRPPAPLQPPPGSSASAAAAAAAAASGSAQSLKLTYPETLDRIKEEFQFLQTQYHSLKLECEKLATEKTEIQRHYVMYYEMSYGLNIEMHKQTEIAKRLNVICAQLIPFLSQEHQQQVVQAMERAKQQQLQAQHLSQHAAQALPMAPHPSGLPHPGLALGGSSGLLALSGALGAQLAAKDERAHLEAVAAAAAAAEHHRDREAGPSSLSNGDKGRTSDYLSNGKKRKSDEKEFTDYGSDADKSDDNLVVDEDPSSPRSVHSYSSRENGLDKLPPSRKEPLPQASPTSLTSSSSSASPSRSKEPPPREKSSTPGLKPGTPMSQDSSTPGPSGPPQYRPVPGKTGVDPLALGVRNPLAVQGVYPPGAFGLPPPGVNGELAGAAAAYGAGLHLVSPQMNGSAAVAAAAAAAAAAGYGRSPVVGYESPHPHMRVPGLPASLQPAASGKPAYSFHVSADGQMQPVPFPPDALLGPGIPRHARQIHTLSHGEVVCAVTISTSTRHVYTGGKGCVKVWDISQPGSKSPMAQLDCLNRDNYIRSCKLLPDGRTLIVGGEASTLSIWDLATPTPRIKAELTSSAPACYALAISPDNKVCFSCCSDGNIVVWDLHNQTLVRQFQGHTDGASCIDISNDGTKLWTGGLDNTVRCWDLREGRQLQQHDFTSQIFSLGYCPTGEWLAVGMESSNVEVLHVSKPDKYQLHLHESCVLSLKFAYCGKWFVSTGKDNLLNAWRTPYGSSIFQSKESSSVLSCDISPDDQFIVTGSGDKKATVYEVIY
- the tle2a gene encoding transducin-like enhancer protein 2a isoform X2; its protein translation is MFPQNRPPAPLQPPPGSSASAAAAAAAAASGSAQSLKLTYPETLDRIKEEFQFLQTQYHSLKLECEKLATEKTEIQRHYVMYYEMSYGLNIEMHKQTEIAKRLNVICAQLIPFLSQEHQQQVVQAMERAKQVTMGELNASIGQQLQAQHLSQHAAQALPMAPHPSGLPHPGLALGGSSGLLALSGALGAQLAAKDERAHLEAVAAAAAAAEHHRDREAGPSSLSNGDKGRTSDYLSNGKKRKSDEKEFTDYGSDADKSDDNLVVDEDPSSPRSVHSYSSRENGLDKLPPSRKEPLPQASPTSLTSSSSSASPSRSKEPPPREKSSTPGLKPGTPMSQDSSTPGPSGPPQYRPVPGKTGVDPLALGVRNPLAVQGVYPPGAFGLPPPGVNGELAGAAAAYGAGLHLVSPQMNGSAAVAAAAAAAAAAGYGRSPVVGYESPHPHMRVPGLPASLQPAASGKPAYSFHVSADGQMQPVPFPPDALLGPGIPRHARQIHTLSHGEVVCAVTISTSTRHVYTGGKGCVKVWDISQPGSKSPMAQLDCLNRDNYIRSCKLLPDGRTLIVGGEASTLSIWDLATPTPRIKAELTSSAPACYALAISPDNKVCFSCCSDGNIVVWDLHNQTLVRQFQGHTDGASCIDISNDGTKLWTGGLDNTVRCWDLREGRQLQQHDFTSQIFSLGYCPTGEWLAVGMESSNVEVLHVSKPDKYQLHLHESCVLSLKFAYCGKWFVSTGKDNLLNAWRTPYGSSIFQSKESSSVLSCDISPDDQFIVTGSGDKKATVYEVIY